A window of Chitinophaga sp. MM2321 contains these coding sequences:
- a CDS encoding sulfite exporter TauE/SafE family protein: MTQLTETPTRQTTIISTVAPKERTGRKWLRWKVAVLLPLVAALLVAAAYYLVPVHTRIQAYTFADSIFTTEILFYIAVGLCAQLVDGALGMAYGATSSSLLLGLGVSPAVSSASVHVAEVFTTGASGISHFKLGNVNKKLFLSLLLPGMAGAIIGAYLLSDKIDGDIIKPFISAYLMILGVIVIKKGIQKNQRKSKTKRLGPLAFMGGFMDAIGGGGWGPIVTSTLLSKGRTVHYTIGSVNAAEFFISLSSAATFLIFTGISSWQVIVGLVLGGVIAAPFAAILVRKIRRKPLMIMVGTLIILLSLRTIIAELIRAGFIKF, from the coding sequence ATGACTCAACTAACGGAAACACCTACACGACAAACAACTATCATCAGTACAGTAGCGCCCAAGGAGCGTACCGGGCGCAAGTGGCTGAGGTGGAAGGTTGCGGTATTGTTACCGTTGGTTGCAGCATTGCTCGTGGCTGCGGCCTACTACCTGGTGCCGGTGCATACCCGGATACAGGCATATACATTTGCCGATTCCATCTTCACCACGGAAATACTCTTTTATATTGCAGTAGGATTATGTGCGCAACTGGTAGATGGTGCGCTGGGCATGGCTTACGGCGCCACATCATCTTCCCTGTTATTAGGGCTGGGTGTATCACCTGCTGTAAGCAGCGCCAGTGTACATGTGGCAGAAGTTTTTACCACAGGGGCTTCCGGCATTTCCCACTTCAAGCTGGGTAATGTAAACAAAAAACTTTTTCTTTCCCTGCTGCTACCTGGTATGGCCGGGGCTATTATAGGCGCTTATCTTTTGTCGGATAAAATAGATGGAGACATCATCAAACCCTTTATCAGTGCATATCTGATGATACTGGGTGTTATTGTCATTAAAAAAGGTATTCAGAAAAATCAGCGTAAAAGCAAAACAAAAAGGTTAGGACCCCTTGCTTTTATGGGCGGCTTTATGGATGCTATTGGTGGTGGTGGTTGGGGCCCCATTGTTACGTCCACCTTACTGAGTAAAGGGCGTACCGTACATTATACCATCGGCTCCGTGAATGCAGCGGAGTTTTTTATATCGCTTTCCAGTGCAGCTACTTTTCTCATCTTCACCGGTATCAGCAGCTGGCAGGTGATCGTAGGGCTGGTGCTTGGGGGCGTAATAGCGGCGCCATTTGCGGCTATCCTGGTACGCAAAATCAGGCGCAAACCTTTAATGATCATGGTGGGCACGCTGATCATCTTACTGAGCCTCCGCACCATTATTGCCGAACTTATACGTGCAGGGTTTATAAAATTCTAA
- the gldF gene encoding gliding motility-associated ABC transporter permease subunit GldF: MLAIFKKEINQFFSSVTGYVAIILFLLANGLLLFVFPDTSLLDTGYANLDPLFDLAPLIYLLLIPAITMRSFADEFKTGTMELLSTKPLTSWQIVLGKFWGSLLIVAISLLPTVIYYIAIRQLSVNPQQLDNGGILGAYTGLFLLGAVFTAIGLWSSSLTTNAMVAFLIALFTCFIFYNGFDALSKIPGFSGGADYYLQMAGIKFHYASISRGVIDSRDIVYFISIIGLMLYLTKLSLHRKLWQQG; this comes from the coding sequence ATGCTTGCCATCTTTAAGAAAGAAATAAACCAGTTCTTCAGCAGTGTCACGGGCTATGTGGCCATCATTCTTTTTTTACTGGCAAACGGCTTATTGCTTTTTGTGTTTCCGGATACGAGCCTGCTCGACACCGGTTACGCCAACCTGGACCCGCTTTTTGACCTGGCGCCACTCATCTACCTGTTACTGATTCCAGCCATTACCATGCGCAGCTTTGCGGATGAATTTAAAACAGGCACCATGGAATTATTAAGTACCAAACCACTCACCTCCTGGCAGATCGTGCTGGGCAAGTTCTGGGGCAGCCTCCTGATTGTAGCCATATCCTTATTGCCAACGGTTATATATTATATCGCCATCCGGCAGCTGAGCGTAAACCCGCAACAACTGGATAATGGCGGCATACTCGGCGCATATACCGGCTTATTCCTGCTGGGCGCCGTTTTCACAGCCATCGGCCTGTGGTCATCATCCCTCACCACCAACGCCATGGTAGCCTTTCTGATTGCACTCTTTACCTGTTTCATCTTTTATAACGGCTTCGACGCACTCAGTAAAATACCGGGATTCAGCGGCGGCGCAGATTATTACCTGCAAATGGCCGGCATCAAATTTCACTATGCATCTATCAGCCGTGGGGTGATCGACAGTCGTGATATCGTCTATTTCATCAGCATAATAGGACTGATGCTTTATCTCACAAAATTATCTCTCCATAGAAAACTCTGGCAACAGGGATAA
- a CDS encoding bifunctional UDP-N-acetylmuramoyl-tripeptide:D-alanyl-D-alanine ligase/alanine racemase — protein sequence MYNAASINKTLKGELLQETGFSEIDHLLLDSRKLSFPETSLFIALVSQRRNAHQYIDELYRKGVSNFIVSEAVPLENYPNANFILVKDTLQALHTLVASHRHQFQIPVIGVTGSNGKTIVKEWLYQLLEKDYNIVRSPKSYNSQIGVPLSVWQMKPEHQLAIFEAGISQPGEMVSLEKIIRPTIGIFTNIGEAHSEGFLNIRQKINEKLVLFAKSDILIYCKDYLALNECVLAFHNQVGKKENQEGGPELFSWSRKTDADLRVITIDKKDNHTRIDGLYKQEPLHISIPFVDEGSIENAIHCWALMLYMGKEQEVIQQRMDLLSNIAMRLELKQGINNCSVINDSYNLDLGSLTIALDFLQQQQQHATRTVVLSDILQSGKSDATLYEEVADLLQKKGINKLLAIGKNISREKKSFLQIEGLKTLFFNTTDEYIQQFNADDFENETILVKGSRIFQFERIGKLLEQKAHQTILEINLTAIAHNVKLYQSMLKPDTKLMAMVKAFSYGSGSFEIANLLQFHGVDYLAVAYADEGVELRRAGITMPIMVMNPEPASFDAILHWNLEPEIYSMHILLQFMEEVSAAGKTDFPIHVKMDTGMHRLGFVKSDIPELAKLLTAAPLMKVQSIFSHLAASEDPEKDALTQQQGRLFYDMSHELQKALGYTVIRHIANSAAITRHPELHLDMVRLGIGMYGIDSSNGIQDQLRNVSTLKTTIAQLKQLEPGDTVGYGARWEAKVPSVTATVRIGYADGYPRRLSNGTGKMLVRGKLAPVVGAVAMDMLMLDVTHIPEVMEGDAAIVFGEELSVQELSDWAETIPYEILTGISQRVKRVYFQE from the coding sequence GTGTATAACGCAGCAAGTATCAACAAAACCCTCAAAGGGGAATTGTTGCAAGAGACAGGATTTTCTGAAATTGACCACCTTTTACTGGACAGCCGGAAGCTCAGCTTTCCGGAAACTTCACTGTTCATCGCCCTGGTTAGCCAACGGCGCAATGCCCACCAATACATAGATGAGCTGTACCGCAAGGGTGTCAGCAATTTTATAGTGAGCGAAGCTGTGCCGTTAGAGAATTATCCCAATGCCAATTTTATACTGGTTAAAGATACACTACAGGCGTTACACACGCTGGTAGCTTCACATCGTCATCAATTCCAGATACCTGTTATAGGTGTCACCGGCAGCAACGGAAAAACCATTGTGAAAGAATGGTTGTACCAGCTACTGGAAAAGGATTATAACATTGTCAGGAGTCCCAAAAGTTATAACTCACAAATTGGCGTACCCCTATCGGTATGGCAAATGAAGCCGGAACACCAGCTGGCCATCTTTGAAGCCGGTATTTCACAACCTGGTGAAATGGTTAGCCTGGAAAAGATCATCCGTCCTACTATTGGTATTTTCACCAATATCGGCGAAGCCCATAGCGAAGGTTTTTTGAATATCCGTCAGAAGATCAACGAAAAACTGGTACTCTTCGCCAAAAGCGATATCCTGATCTATTGCAAAGATTACCTGGCGCTGAATGAGTGCGTACTGGCCTTCCACAACCAGGTAGGCAAGAAAGAAAACCAGGAAGGCGGCCCTGAACTGTTCTCCTGGTCCAGGAAAACAGATGCAGACCTCCGTGTAATTACCATTGACAAAAAAGATAATCATACCCGCATAGATGGACTCTACAAACAGGAACCGCTGCATATCAGCATTCCGTTTGTGGATGAAGGTTCTATCGAAAATGCGATCCACTGCTGGGCCCTCATGCTCTATATGGGCAAGGAACAGGAAGTGATCCAGCAAAGAATGGATCTCCTCAGCAACATCGCCATGCGGCTGGAACTGAAACAGGGCATCAACAACTGCTCCGTAATCAACGACAGCTACAACCTCGATCTGGGCTCACTGACCATTGCGCTGGACTTCCTGCAACAGCAGCAGCAGCACGCTACCCGAACGGTTGTACTGAGTGATATTCTGCAAAGTGGTAAAAGCGATGCTACCCTGTATGAAGAAGTAGCTGACCTCTTACAAAAGAAAGGCATTAATAAACTGCTTGCCATCGGTAAAAATATCAGCAGGGAAAAGAAATCTTTTCTGCAGATAGAAGGACTGAAAACACTTTTCTTCAATACCACCGATGAATATATCCAACAGTTCAATGCAGATGATTTCGAGAATGAAACCATACTGGTAAAAGGTTCCCGCATCTTTCAATTTGAGCGTATCGGTAAATTGCTGGAGCAAAAGGCACATCAAACCATCCTGGAAATAAACCTCACCGCCATTGCACACAATGTGAAGCTGTATCAGTCTATGTTGAAGCCAGACACCAAGCTGATGGCGATGGTAAAAGCATTTTCATATGGCAGCGGCAGTTTCGAGATTGCCAACCTCCTGCAATTCCATGGGGTGGACTATCTCGCGGTAGCCTATGCAGATGAAGGAGTGGAGCTGAGAAGGGCCGGTATCACCATGCCTATCATGGTGATGAATCCCGAACCTGCCAGCTTCGACGCTATCCTGCACTGGAACCTGGAGCCTGAAATATATTCCATGCACATCCTCCTTCAGTTTATGGAAGAAGTGAGTGCAGCCGGTAAAACGGATTTCCCTATCCATGTAAAAATGGATACGGGCATGCACCGTCTGGGATTTGTGAAAAGTGATATTCCCGAACTGGCAAAACTGCTGACAGCCGCTCCGCTGATGAAAGTACAATCTATTTTCAGTCACCTTGCCGCCAGCGAAGATCCTGAAAAGGATGCGCTGACACAGCAGCAGGGAAGGCTGTTTTATGATATGAGCCACGAATTGCAAAAAGCACTGGGCTATACCGTGATCCGTCATATTGCCAACAGTGCGGCTATTACCCGTCATCCTGAACTGCATCTCGACATGGTGCGCCTGGGTATCGGCATGTACGGCATCGATAGCAGCAACGGGATTCAGGATCAGCTGCGGAATGTAAGCACCCTGAAAACCACCATCGCGCAGCTGAAACAGCTGGAACCCGGTGATACCGTAGGTTATGGCGCCAGATGGGAGGCTAAAGTACCATCTGTTACCGCTACAGTACGTATAGGCTATGCAGATGGCTATCCCCGGAGATTGAGCAATGGTACCGGCAAAATGCTGGTTCGCGGCAAACTGGCCCCTGTAGTGGGTGCGGTAGCCATGGATATGCTGATGCTGGATGTAACCCATATTCCGGAAGTAATGGAAGGCGATGCCGCCATTGTATTTGGGGAAGAACTCTCCGTACAGGAGCTATCAGATTGGGCAGAAACGATTCCCTATGAAATATTAACAGGAATTTCACAGCGGGTAAAAAGAGTATATTTCCAGGAATAA
- a CDS encoding TonB-dependent receptor, producing MQKSLSIVIKYLFAILVFSPVLVRAQLNGSYVIQGKITDDHGAGLPGASVQIKNTSFGTQTDSVGHFEVTTNTKFPLKLVIRLIGYQPQEFDVKSTNSKVAVQLYTQSLLVNEVVVSASRQQEKLLRSPVAIEKLDIRALKETPSSTFYDALGNLKGVQMTTAGLTFKVFNTRGFNVPNNFRFMQLVDGVDNQAATLGVPLGNAIGPTELDIQSVEVTPGASSALYGMNAINGMSNLVTKNPFDYQGVSVYQKIAFNHFDGGGSSPKPLTETAIRYAQSYAPWFAWKINASYMQGTDWYADSHNDFSPQTKANPDFPELSGANNIANDAWNKYGDNSNLQIIDKDGRAYNVHRTGYWEKDLVGDFTVKNKKVDGSLNFRLPHKLELSYSYRYGEMDGFFQRGNRIGLRGVTVQNHKIELVHPDFTVRSYVSIENTGDSYNMNPLADNLEKSFKTDKNWQKDYTTGLNNALTGGADLVAAHQAARAFADAGRWTPGTPEFEAQREKIKGINDWDIYPTSKNPENTSGGAALLQMSRFYHTEGTWNLRKYIKFADVLIGADYRTYEIIPDGNNFVDFTRDADKRNQPGGKPIWYGKAGGFAQISKTFFNDALKLTGSLRYDKNEQFDGKVNPRIAAVYSIKDKHNFRLSWQNGFRFPSLFEAYSFVNNGQVRRVGGLAFIEQGLGYFKNSFLTTSVDAFGVAVNKTINAEHTSKDAAAAENAGVLKVANLDPIVPEQITSFEAGYKAVLLDNKLFVDIDGYYSAYKNFIGQIEAVVPKTGNVNTPDQTVLNQMLDKSLQDRYRVWTNSKSTVNNYGFAAAVTYDLYKNYTISGNANYNKLAQDKTKDDALIPGFNTPEWFTNVSLGNRNVFKNVGFNVVWHWQDTFYWQNLFGNGDVPAYSTVDAQITYRVPKIKTSFKLGASNLLNTAYFQYVGGPTMRGLYYFTVTYDNVFKK from the coding sequence GTGCAAAAGTCTTTATCTATAGTAATCAAATACCTGTTTGCAATATTGGTATTTAGTCCGGTCCTCGTACGGGCGCAGCTCAATGGCTCCTATGTTATTCAGGGAAAAATCACCGACGACCATGGCGCCGGGCTCCCAGGCGCTTCCGTACAAATTAAAAACACCTCTTTCGGCACGCAAACAGATAGCGTTGGTCATTTCGAAGTAACTACCAACACAAAATTCCCGCTGAAACTGGTGATCAGGCTCATAGGCTATCAACCACAGGAATTTGATGTAAAAAGCACTAACAGCAAAGTCGCTGTTCAGTTATACACACAATCCTTACTCGTAAATGAAGTGGTGGTATCCGCTTCCCGCCAGCAGGAAAAACTGCTGCGCTCACCGGTAGCCATCGAAAAACTGGATATCCGCGCATTAAAGGAAACACCATCTTCCACCTTTTATGATGCACTCGGCAACCTGAAAGGCGTACAGATGACCACTGCCGGCTTAACCTTCAAAGTATTCAATACACGCGGATTCAACGTACCCAACAACTTCCGGTTCATGCAACTGGTAGACGGCGTGGACAACCAGGCTGCTACACTCGGTGTGCCCCTGGGTAACGCTATCGGGCCTACGGAGTTAGACATACAGAGCGTAGAAGTAACGCCCGGCGCATCGTCCGCCCTATATGGTATGAACGCCATCAATGGTATGTCCAACCTCGTTACTAAAAATCCATTCGATTACCAGGGTGTTAGTGTATACCAGAAAATAGCTTTCAACCATTTTGATGGCGGTGGCAGTAGTCCGAAGCCTTTAACTGAAACGGCTATACGTTATGCACAGTCCTATGCACCTTGGTTCGCCTGGAAGATCAACGCCAGCTACATGCAAGGCACCGACTGGTATGCTGACAGTCATAACGATTTCAGTCCGCAAACCAAAGCCAATCCCGATTTCCCTGAACTCAGCGGCGCCAACAACATCGCCAACGATGCCTGGAATAAATACGGCGATAACTCCAACCTTCAGATCATTGATAAAGATGGCCGCGCCTACAACGTACACCGCACGGGCTATTGGGAGAAAGACCTCGTTGGCGACTTCACCGTAAAAAATAAAAAAGTAGATGGTTCCCTCAACTTCCGCTTACCACATAAACTGGAATTATCCTACTCCTACCGCTATGGTGAGATGGATGGCTTCTTCCAGCGTGGTAACCGCATCGGCCTCAGAGGTGTAACAGTACAAAACCACAAAATAGAACTGGTGCATCCCGACTTTACCGTCCGCTCTTATGTATCTATCGAAAATACCGGCGACTCCTATAACATGAATCCGCTGGCTGACAATCTCGAAAAATCTTTCAAAACAGATAAGAACTGGCAAAAAGATTATACCACCGGCCTGAATAACGCCTTAACCGGTGGCGCTGACCTGGTAGCTGCACATCAGGCTGCACGCGCCTTCGCAGATGCCGGCAGATGGACACCCGGCACACCGGAATTTGAAGCGCAACGGGAAAAAATCAAAGGTATCAACGACTGGGACATCTACCCGACTTCCAAAAATCCGGAGAATACCAGCGGCGGTGCTGCTCTCCTGCAAATGAGCCGCTTCTATCATACGGAAGGTACCTGGAACCTGCGCAAGTACATTAAGTTTGCAGACGTACTCATAGGCGCAGACTATCGCACCTATGAAATTATTCCGGATGGCAACAACTTCGTAGACTTCACCCGCGACGCAGATAAACGCAACCAACCCGGTGGAAAGCCCATCTGGTACGGCAAAGCAGGTGGCTTTGCACAAATCAGCAAAACCTTCTTCAACGATGCCCTGAAGCTGACCGGCTCCTTACGCTACGATAAAAATGAGCAGTTCGACGGAAAAGTAAATCCCCGTATCGCAGCTGTCTACAGTATAAAAGACAAACACAACTTCCGCCTATCCTGGCAGAATGGATTCCGCTTCCCTTCCTTATTTGAAGCATACTCCTTCGTAAACAACGGACAGGTAAGACGTGTAGGCGGGCTGGCCTTTATTGAACAAGGACTGGGATACTTCAAAAATTCCTTTCTCACTACTTCTGTAGATGCCTTTGGTGTAGCCGTAAATAAAACGATCAACGCAGAACATACCAGCAAGGATGCTGCCGCCGCTGAAAATGCCGGTGTGCTGAAAGTTGCCAACCTGGACCCGATCGTTCCCGAACAGATCACTTCCTTTGAAGCCGGCTACAAGGCTGTGTTGCTGGACAACAAGCTCTTTGTGGATATAGATGGTTACTACAGTGCTTATAAAAACTTTATCGGTCAGATTGAAGCTGTAGTACCAAAAACCGGTAACGTAAACACGCCCGATCAAACAGTACTCAACCAGATGCTGGACAAAAGTTTACAGGACAGATATCGAGTATGGACCAACAGTAAATCTACTGTAAACAACTACGGGTTTGCCGCGGCAGTAACGTACGATCTATACAAAAACTATACAATAAGCGGTAATGCCAACTATAACAAACTGGCGCAGGATAAAACCAAAGATGATGCATTGATCCCCGGATTCAATACACCGGAATGGTTTACCAATGTGAGCTTAGGTAACCGTAACGTATTCAAAAACGTAGGTTTCAACGTAGTATGGCACTGGCAGGATACTTTCTACTGGCAGAACCTCTTTGGCAACGGCGATGTACCCGCCTACAGTACCGTAGATGCGCAGATCACCTATCGCGTACCAAAGATCAAGACCTCCTTTAAACTTGGCGCCTCCAACCTGCTGAATACGGCATACTTCCAGTATGTGGGTGGTCCTACGATGCGTGGCCTCTACTACTTTACAGTAACGTATGATAATGTATTCAAAAAATAA
- a CDS encoding lipoprotein signal peptidase, producing MKYRHVVLIVILILVIDQVLKFWIKTNMFMQQEFVIFPNWFRIHFIENEGMAYGLKFGGEFGKIILTMFRLVAVVVGFVYMKKLIKEKYSTGLLICGSLILAGAAGNLIDSMFYGLIFTDSIGYEVAKFMPTGGGYGSFLHGRVVDMLYFPIYEGYLPSWLPFKGGDYFVFFRPVFNVADAAISTGVIAILLFQKRFFGKHMLPKEKEKVVDQTA from the coding sequence TTGAAATATCGTCACGTAGTACTTATCGTTATACTTATCCTGGTAATTGACCAGGTATTAAAGTTCTGGATCAAGACAAATATGTTCATGCAGCAGGAGTTTGTTATTTTCCCAAACTGGTTCCGCATCCATTTTATTGAAAATGAAGGGATGGCTTATGGCCTCAAGTTTGGCGGCGAATTCGGTAAAATTATACTGACTATGTTCCGCCTGGTTGCGGTGGTAGTGGGTTTTGTTTACATGAAGAAGCTGATCAAAGAAAAATACAGCACCGGCTTACTGATCTGTGGCTCACTGATATTAGCGGGCGCCGCCGGAAATCTCATCGACAGCATGTTTTATGGCCTTATTTTCACCGATAGCATTGGTTATGAAGTGGCTAAGTTTATGCCCACCGGTGGTGGATATGGCAGTTTCTTACATGGCCGGGTGGTGGATATGCTCTACTTCCCCATCTATGAAGGCTACCTGCCCAGTTGGCTTCCATTTAAAGGCGGTGACTATTTTGTGTTCTTCCGTCCGGTATTTAATGTGGCCGATGCCGCCATATCTACCGGTGTAATTGCCATCCTGTTGTTCCAGAAAAGATTTTTTGGCAAACATATGCTGCCGAAAGAGAAAGAAAAGGTAGTAGACCAGACCGCGTAA
- a CDS encoding TerC/Alx family metal homeostasis membrane protein, with the protein MTPIQWTYLIFAIVIVLALIFDLGLFSKKNQKTSMKTALLQSIFWVGLSVLFFGFMWYEDGSETAISFMSAYLMEKSLSMDNIFVFILIFNFFKIKEENYSRVLLIGILMALIFRAIFISVGVVLISRFDWILYIFGLFLLYTGIKMFTAKAEDEFKPEESVAYRFMNKYLRITSEEPKGKFVIKKNKKVYFTTLSVVVLMLAVTDIIFALDSIPAVFAISQQPVVVYTSNIFAVLGLRSLFFLLRGAVDKFEYLPQGIAIVLIYIGVKMLAEYFIHIPVYVSLIVIVLCLGGSILYSHYHQKKGLPEGEVK; encoded by the coding sequence ATGACACCCATCCAATGGACGTATCTCATTTTTGCAATTGTAATCGTCCTGGCACTAATTTTTGACTTAGGCCTATTCAGTAAAAAGAACCAGAAGACATCTATGAAAACGGCATTGCTGCAGAGTATTTTCTGGGTGGGGCTGTCTGTTTTGTTTTTTGGTTTTATGTGGTATGAAGATGGCTCCGAAACAGCTATCAGCTTCATGAGCGCCTATCTCATGGAGAAGTCCTTATCTATGGACAATATCTTTGTATTCATTCTCATCTTCAACTTCTTCAAAATAAAAGAGGAAAACTACTCCCGGGTACTACTGATAGGAATCCTGATGGCCCTCATATTCAGGGCTATATTTATCAGTGTAGGCGTGGTGCTGATCAGCCGTTTCGACTGGATCCTCTATATTTTCGGTCTTTTCCTGCTTTATACAGGCATTAAGATGTTTACTGCAAAAGCAGAGGATGAATTTAAACCGGAAGAAAGTGTGGCCTACCGGTTTATGAATAAATACCTGCGGATAACATCAGAAGAACCGAAAGGAAAATTTGTTATCAAAAAAAATAAAAAGGTATATTTCACCACATTATCGGTAGTCGTACTGATGCTGGCAGTTACAGATATTATCTTTGCGCTGGATTCCATTCCGGCAGTATTTGCCATCTCACAACAACCGGTAGTTGTGTATACTTCCAATATATTTGCCGTGCTGGGACTAAGATCCCTGTTCTTTTTACTGAGGGGAGCGGTTGATAAATTTGAATATCTCCCCCAGGGTATTGCCATCGTACTGATATATATAGGAGTTAAAATGCTGGCAGAGTATTTTATACATATTCCGGTGTACGTGTCACTGATCGTGATTGTACTATGCCTTGGAGGTTCCATTCTTTATTCGCACTATCATCAGAAAAAAGGATTACCGGAAGGAGAAGTAAAGTAA
- the gldG gene encoding gliding motility-associated ABC transporter substrate-binding protein GldG produces the protein MTKRKKYIQRALVVILALTGINIAAAYFHGRWDLTAEKRYTLTGNTRQMLRNLNSPVDIEVFLKGDYPASFRQLAQSTRELLEEFREYGKQNIRFTFINPGQGLSDSARMKFLGELTEQGIMPFNMKVQEESGEGFAEKLIFPGALVHYKGKTIGVNLLKNQGGQDPLQTMVNSEALLEYQFANAISKLKEDKKPLIGYMLGNGESLGVEVYDALNTLQSNYSLDTLTLQGTSYIPEDFDILLFAKPASAFSDADKLKIDQYVMNGGKVLWFIDETNATMDSLQQHPEFFAFDRGLNLEDLLFRYGVRINQDLVQDLQCDVVPLIVGNVGNRPQIQPVPFPYFPMLTPTGAHPIVKNMDMVLSRFVSSLDTVKAPGVQKTILLTTSRHSRSVRVPVLISWESVKTKPNPREYRQQNVPAAVLLEGHFTSLFRNRLSPEVMSDLQRISGKPFRESSDTINKMIVVSDGDLIANAVSRKDGPLQMGINEFNPGFAFANKEFLLNCLEYLSGNSGIMESRNKELTLRLLDAEKIKQTKTKWQIICFLVPIGLVLVFAMVFQFVRQRKFAA, from the coding sequence ATGACTAAACGAAAAAAATATATACAACGGGCGCTGGTAGTAATACTGGCACTAACGGGCATCAATATAGCAGCAGCGTACTTTCACGGCAGGTGGGATCTGACAGCGGAAAAACGATATACACTGACCGGCAACACACGGCAAATGCTGCGCAACCTCAACAGCCCGGTTGATATTGAAGTATTTCTCAAAGGGGATTATCCTGCCAGTTTCAGGCAGCTGGCCCAATCCACCAGGGAATTGCTGGAAGAGTTCAGGGAATACGGTAAACAAAACATCCGTTTTACTTTTATCAATCCCGGACAAGGGCTTTCTGACTCTGCACGGATGAAATTTCTCGGTGAACTTACCGAACAGGGCATCATGCCTTTTAATATGAAAGTGCAGGAAGAATCCGGCGAAGGTTTTGCGGAAAAACTCATCTTCCCCGGCGCCCTGGTACATTACAAAGGAAAGACCATCGGCGTAAACCTCCTGAAAAACCAGGGTGGACAAGATCCGTTGCAAACGATGGTGAATTCCGAAGCACTACTGGAGTACCAGTTTGCCAACGCGATCAGTAAATTAAAGGAAGATAAAAAACCGTTGATCGGTTATATGCTGGGCAACGGTGAGTCGCTCGGCGTAGAAGTATATGATGCATTAAATACATTGCAGAGCAACTACAGCCTGGATACGCTCACCTTACAGGGCACGTCCTATATCCCGGAAGATTTTGATATCCTTCTTTTTGCCAAGCCGGCCAGTGCTTTCAGCGATGCCGACAAACTGAAAATAGACCAATACGTGATGAATGGCGGAAAAGTGTTGTGGTTTATCGATGAAACGAATGCCACGATGGATAGTCTTCAGCAACATCCCGAATTTTTTGCATTTGATCGGGGGCTCAACCTGGAAGACCTTCTTTTCCGTTATGGGGTGCGCATTAACCAGGATCTTGTACAGGACCTGCAATGTGATGTGGTACCGCTGATTGTAGGCAATGTTGGCAACAGGCCACAGATCCAACCTGTACCTTTTCCGTACTTTCCCATGCTCACACCTACCGGCGCTCATCCTATTGTAAAAAATATGGATATGGTGCTAAGTCGTTTTGTCAGCTCACTGGATACCGTGAAAGCACCTGGTGTACAGAAAACCATTCTGCTCACCACCTCCCGTCACAGCCGCAGTGTTCGTGTTCCGGTACTGATAAGCTGGGAATCTGTAAAAACAAAGCCCAATCCACGTGAATACCGGCAGCAAAATGTGCCGGCAGCTGTTTTGCTTGAAGGGCATTTTACCTCTTTATTCCGCAACAGGTTGTCGCCGGAAGTAATGAGCGATCTGCAACGCATATCCGGTAAGCCTTTCCGGGAATCTTCCGACACCATCAATAAAATGATCGTGGTGAGCGATGGCGACCTGATTGCAAACGCTGTATCCCGCAAGGATGGCCCTTTGCAGATGGGTATCAACGAATTTAACCCCGGCTTCGCCTTTGCCAATAAAGAATTTCTCCTCAACTGCCTGGAATACCTCAGTGGTAACAGCGGGATCATGGAAAGCAGGAATAAAGAACTGACGCTGCGTTTACTGGATGCAGAAAAAATAAAACAAACAAAAACAAAATGGCAGATAATCTGCTTCCTGGTGCCTATAGGGCTGGTACTGGTGTTTGCAATGGTTTTCCAGTTTGTGCGCCAGCGCAAATTTGCAGCATAA